The following proteins come from a genomic window of Kitasatospora sp. NBC_01246:
- a CDS encoding ABC transporter ATP-binding protein produces the protein MIRFDGAGKRHPDGTIAVGGLDLDVPTGRTTVLVGPSGCGKTTLLRMVNRMVEPTSGRVLLDGTDVAELEPAKLRRGIGYVIQQAGLFPHRKVIDNIATVPYLLGWDKKRARARAAELLELVGLAPETGKRYPFQLSGGQQQRVGVARALAADPPVLLMDEPFSAVDPVVRAGLQDELLRLQSELHKTVLFVTHDIEEAIRLGDQVVVLREQGRIAQLADPHTLLTAPADAEVAAFLGRDRGLRGLGLRPATAVTVRPVADGLRYGRWELTLDDERRPIGWIDRDAPAAALHPVAGYHPQADTLRSALDAAVLSPAGVAVALDAEGRATGTASREAVLTALAAAPGPRAEEIAMAKAYDTPGAGEVDEDATDGATGGR, from the coding sequence GTGATCAGATTCGACGGCGCCGGCAAGCGCCATCCCGACGGCACCATCGCCGTCGGGGGCCTGGACCTCGATGTGCCCACCGGCCGGACGACGGTGCTGGTCGGCCCGTCCGGCTGCGGCAAGACGACCCTGCTGCGCATGGTCAACCGGATGGTGGAGCCGACCTCGGGCCGGGTGCTCCTGGACGGCACGGACGTCGCTGAGCTGGAGCCGGCCAAGCTGCGCCGCGGCATCGGCTACGTGATCCAGCAGGCCGGCCTCTTCCCGCACCGCAAGGTGATCGACAACATCGCCACCGTCCCCTACCTGCTCGGCTGGGACAAGAAGCGGGCCCGGGCCCGGGCCGCCGAGCTGCTGGAGCTGGTCGGGCTCGCGCCCGAGACCGGCAAGCGGTACCCGTTCCAGCTCTCCGGCGGCCAGCAGCAGCGGGTCGGCGTGGCCCGGGCGCTGGCCGCCGATCCGCCGGTGCTGCTGATGGACGAGCCGTTCAGCGCCGTCGACCCGGTGGTGCGGGCCGGACTCCAGGACGAGCTGCTGCGGCTGCAGTCCGAACTGCACAAGACGGTCCTCTTCGTCACGCACGACATCGAGGAGGCCATCCGGCTAGGCGACCAGGTCGTGGTGCTGCGCGAGCAGGGCCGGATCGCCCAGCTCGCCGACCCGCACACGCTGCTCACCGCGCCCGCCGACGCCGAGGTCGCCGCCTTCCTCGGCCGTGACCGCGGGCTGCGCGGGCTCGGCCTTCGCCCGGCCACCGCCGTCACCGTCCGCCCGGTGGCCGACGGACTGCGCTACGGCCGGTGGGAGTTGACGCTGGACGACGAGCGCCGCCCGATCGGCTGGATCGACCGGGACGCCCCGGCCGCCGCGCTGCACCCGGTCGCCGGGTACCACCCGCAGGCGGACACCCTGCGCTCCGCGCTGGACGCCGCCGTCCTCTCCCCCGCCGGGGTCGCGGTCGCCCTGGACGCCGAGGGCCGGGCCACCGGCACGGCGAGCCGGGAGGCCGTCCTGACCGCCCTGGCGGCCGCGCCCGGTCCCAGGGCCGAGGAGATAGCGATGGCCAAGGCCTACGACACGCCCGGGGCGGGCGAGGTGGACGAGGACGCGACCGACGGAGCCACCGGTGGACGATGA
- a CDS encoding rhodanese-like domain-containing protein, translating to MVTTIDDLVERAREGVHRPRAREAYQAQLDGALLVDIRPAAQRAAEGEIPGSLIIERNVLEWRLDPTGSHRIPEAEGYDVEVVVVCSEGYASSLAAASLRELGLHRATDLDGGFVGWAAAGLPTRQGG from the coding sequence ATGGTGACCACGATCGACGACCTGGTGGAGCGCGCCCGCGAAGGGGTCCACCGGCCCCGGGCCCGGGAGGCGTACCAGGCCCAGCTGGACGGCGCGCTGCTGGTGGACATCCGGCCGGCGGCGCAGCGGGCGGCCGAGGGCGAGATCCCCGGCTCGCTGATCATCGAGCGCAACGTGCTGGAGTGGCGGCTCGATCCGACGGGCAGTCACCGGATCCCGGAGGCCGAGGGCTACGACGTCGAGGTGGTCGTGGTCTGCTCGGAGGGCTACGCCTCCAGCCTGGCCGCCGCCTCGCTGCGCGAGCTGGGGCTGCACCGGGCGACGGACCTGGACGGCGGTTTCGTCGGCTGGGCGGCCGCCGGACTGCCGACGCGTCAGGGCGGCTGA
- a CDS encoding cysteine dioxygenase produces the protein MSLDLAPGTPAGPARTEAAPDAPTAADSATTAPARTGTPLTPKSLRAIVRDLAEQPDQWIHHVRLSTEERWYRRLVADEDHEVWLISWLPGQSTGFHDHGGSRGAFAVALGELEELSLGGPEQGLLIRRITAGTARAFGPEYVHDVRNTGAGPAVTLHAYSPPLDSMAHYELRAGGLVRTSQEGPEQW, from the coding sequence ATGAGCCTGGACCTCGCCCCCGGCACCCCGGCCGGCCCGGCCCGCACCGAAGCCGCCCCCGACGCCCCGACCGCCGCCGACTCCGCCACCACCGCGCCCGCGCGGACCGGTACCCCACTCACCCCGAAGTCCCTGCGCGCGATCGTCCGCGACCTCGCCGAGCAGCCCGACCAGTGGATCCACCACGTCCGGCTCTCCACCGAGGAACGCTGGTACCGGCGCCTGGTGGCCGACGAGGACCACGAGGTCTGGCTGATCAGCTGGCTGCCCGGCCAGTCCACCGGCTTCCACGACCACGGCGGCTCGCGCGGCGCGTTCGCCGTCGCCCTCGGCGAGTTGGAGGAGCTCTCGCTCGGCGGGCCGGAGCAGGGCCTGCTGATCCGCCGGATCACGGCCGGCACCGCCCGGGCCTTCGGCCCGGAATACGTGCACGACGTCCGCAACACGGGCGCGGGCCCCGCGGTCACGCTGCACGCCTACTCACCGCCGTTGGACTCGATGGCGCACTACGAACTGCGGGCCGGCGGACTGGTCCGCACCTCGCAGGAAGGACCGGAGCAATGGTGA
- a CDS encoding putative leader peptide produces MDSGTTLVCRLHVDLRRQASSICAC; encoded by the coding sequence ATGGACTCCGGCACCACTCTGGTTTGCCGCCTGCACGTCGATCTGCGACGCCAGGCGAGCTCCATCTGTGCCTGTTGA